The following coding sequences are from one Microtus ochrogaster isolate Prairie Vole_2 chromosome 14 unlocalized genomic scaffold, MicOch1.0 chr14_random_1, whole genome shotgun sequence window:
- the Adal gene encoding adenosine deaminase-like protein isoform X2 → MTKKTYVESILEGIKQCKQENLDIDVRYLMAIDRRGGLTVAKETVELAKEFFLSTEDTVLGLDLSGDPTIGQAKDFLEPLLEAKRAGLKLALHLAEIPDKKKETQMLLDLLPDRIGHGTFLNSAEGGAVGRVDFVRQHRIPLELCLTSNIKSQTVPSYDQHHFGFWYSIAHPSVICTDDKGVFSTNLSQEYQLVAETFNLTPSQVWDLSYESISYIFASDNTRSELRSRWNHLKPKVFHF, encoded by the exons AGATATCGATGTTAG GTATTTGATGGCAATTGACAGAAGAGGTGGCCTAACGGTAGCCAAGGAGACTGTTGAACTTGCTAAAGAGTTCTTCCTATCTACTGAGGATACAGTTCTTGGCCTTGACCTCAGTGGAGACCCTACT ATAGGACAAGCAAAAGACTTCTTGGAACCTCTTTTAGAAGCTAAAAGAGCAGGTCTGAAGTTGGCATTGCATCTTGCAGAG ATTCcagataagaaaaaagaaacacaaatgctgctggatttgCTTCCTGACAGAATCGGGCACGGAACATTCCTCAACTCCGCCGAGGGAGGCGCCGTGGGTCGTGTGGATTTTGTGAGGCAACACCGGATACCTCTGG AACTTTGTTTGACCTCAAACATCAAAAGCCAGACAGTTCCATCTTATGACCAGCATCACTTTGGATTCTGGTACAGCATTGCTCATCCTTCTGTGATCTGT ACCGATGACAAGGGTGTCTTTTCGACAAACCTTTCTCAAGAATACCAACTGGTAGCAGAAACATTTAACTTGACCCCGTCTCAAGTGTGGGATCTGTCTTATGAATCCATCAGCTACATCTTCGCTTCTGACAACACCAGATCTGAACTGAGAAGTCGGTGGAATCACCTGAAGCCCAAGGTGTTCCACTTTTAA
- the Zscan29 gene encoding zinc finger and SCAN domain-containing protein 29 isoform X1 encodes MAKPTLRGNGTNSECLRQRFRRFHYREVAGPREAFCQLWELCCRWLRPEVRTKEQIVELLVLEQFLTVLPGEIQNWVQKQCPENGEEAVTLVEGLESGRPGHSVTVSSEKRTPLKSSQEFLGVLQESVEPQPRGVSRRERARGPAPGPQKQMNLETLRACQRSGSVPKPDVVSRLNQGEPWTPELSSKEKDVPKGNSTEDKQVYTDPFLSQRERSSWVEQDHWGFDDEKVVGVHWGYRETRTLLAILSQTEFYEALRNCHRNSQVYGAVAEKLREYGFLRTLEQCRTKFKGLRKRYRKVMSGHPPDTCPFFEEMEALMSAQVIALPINGLEEAASHSGQAGTETETEEPAQRAWKPEDGEEAVAEGSDSDDLEAVPQDHDNPPASVPFRSQSGVHWGYEETKTYLAILSETQFYKALQNCHRNSQLYDAVAERLWEYGFFRTPEQCRTKFKSLKTSYQKVKNGQAPETCPFFEEMDALVSARVPALPSDDQEKETASCYLQGTSEAEAEKQAEDTEEEDSDDEDDTEIPPGAVTTRAPVLFQSPSGFEAGFDNEQNLKRDISEEVQLHRTLLARAERKIPCHMNQGKAIKNECSSESQWEKTQREKKRKLAFPEKSISTVPTYQRPGLGDRSYKYLRYGKRFDPNSHLMYRVSHQVENPYKCADCGKSFSRSARLIRHQRIHTGEKPYQCVDCGKGFRDSSNFITHRRIHTGEKPYQCGDCGKCFNQSSSLIIHQRTHTGEKPYQCGECGKSFNNSSHFSAHRRIHTGERPHVCPDCSKSFSKSSDLRAHRRTHTGEKPYGCHDCGKCFSKTSALNKHREIHTREQLLSQSMSK; translated from the exons ATGGCCAAACCCACTCTGCGAGGAAACGGCACTAACTCTGAATGCTTACGACAGCGCTTCAGGAGATTCCATTACCGGGAGGTGGCTGGGCCCCGCGAGGCCTTCTGCCAACTTTGGGAACTTTGCTGTCGGTGGCTGAGGCCAGAGGTGCGCACCAAGGAGCAGATTGTGGAACTGTTGGTGCTGGAGCAGTTCCTGACGGTGCTGCCTGGGGAAATCCAGAACTGGGTACAAAAGCAATGTCCGGAGAACGGAGAGGAGGCCGTGACGCTGGTGGAAGGCTTGGAGTCTGGGCGACCTGGGCATTCG GTCACAGTCTCCTCGGAGAAGAGGACACCCCTGAAATCATCACAGGAGTTCTTAGGTGTTCTTCAGGAGTCAGTGGAACCCCAGCCCAGGGGTGTATCCAGGAGAGAGCGGGCAAGAGGCCCAGCCCCAGGACCACAGAAGCAGATGAACCTGGAGACTCTCAGAGCTTGCCAAAGGAGCG GATCAGTTCCTAAACCTGATGTGGTCTCCAGGTTGAATCAAGGAGAGCCATGGACCCCAGAGCTCAGCTCCAAGGAGAAAGATGTCCCAAAAGGCAACAGCACAGAAGACAAACAAGTCTATACTGACCCATTCCTatcccagagagagagaagtagctGGGTGGAACAGGATCACTGGGGTTTTGATGATGAGAAGGTGGTGGGTGTGCACTGGGGCTACAGAGAGACTAGAACACTCCTTGCAATTCTCAGTCAGACTGAATTTTATGAAGCTCTACGAAACTGTCATAGGAACAGCCAAGTGTATGGGGCTGTAGCTGAGAAGCTGCGTGAGTATGGCTTCCTCCGAACCCTGGAACAGTGCCGGACCAAGTTTAAAGGTCTTCGGAAGAGATACAGGAAGGTCATGAGTGGTCATCCACCTGATACCTGCCCTTTCTTTGAAGAGATGGAAGCTCTGATGAGTGCCCAGGTCATTGCACTGCCCATTAATGGCCTGGAAGAGGCCGCTTCCCATTCTGGCCAGGCAGGCACAGAGACTGAGACCGAGGAGCCGGCACAGAGGGCCTGGAAGCCTGAGGATGGAGAAGAGGCTGTGGCTGAAGGTTCTGACAGTGATGACCTGGAGGCAGTCCCCCAGGACCATGACAACCCACCTGCATCTGTCCCCTTCCGAAGCCAGAGTG GTGTACACTGGGGCTATGAAGAAACCAAGACTTACCTTGCAATTCTTAGTGAGACTCAGTTCTACAAAGCCCTCCAGAACTGTCACCGCAACAGCCAGTTATATGACGCAGTTGCTGAGAGATTATGGGAATATGGCTTCTTTAGGACCCCAGAGCAATGTCGGACCAAGTTTAAAAGCCTAAAAACCAGCTATCAGAAAGTCAAGAATGGCCAAGCACCAGAAACCTGTCCCTTCTTTGAAGAAATGGATGCTTTGGTGAGTGcccgagttcctgccctgcctagTGATgaccaggaaaaagaaacagcttCTTGCTACCTCCAGGGAACCAGTGAGGCTGAAGCTGAGAAGCAAGCGgaggacacagaggaggaagaTTCAGATGATGAAGATGATACTGAGATACCCCCAGGGGCTGTTACAACCCGTGCCCCAGTCTTATTCCAGAGCCCCAGTG GTTTTGAGGCTGGATTTGATAACGAACAGAATCTTAAACGAGATATTTCTGAGGAAGTACAGCTGCATAGGACATTACTTGCAAGGGCTGAAAGGAAAATTCCCTGTCACATGAATCAAGGTAAAGCTATTAAGAATGAGTGTTCATCAGAAAGCCAGTGGGAAAAgactcagagagagaagaaaagaaaactggcatTCCCAGAGAAGAGTATCAGTACAGTCCCGACTTATCAGAGACCAGGCTTGGGAGACAGATCCTACAAATATCTCAGATATGGCAAAAGATTTGACCCAAACTCCCATCTCATGTATCGGGTCTCCCATCAGGTAGAGAATCCATATAAATGTGCTGACTGTGGGAAAAGCTTCAGTCGAAGCGCACGCCTCATCAGACATCAGAGgatccacactggagagaaaccttatcaaTGTGTGGACTGTGGGAAAGGTTTCCGTGACAGTTCCAATTTCATCACCCACCGGAGAATCCACACAGGAGAAAAGCCGTACCAGTGTGGGGATTGTGGAAAATGCTTCAATCAGAGCTCAAGCCTTATAATTCACCAGAGAACCCACACAGGAGAAAAGCCGTACCAGTGTGGGGAATGTGGGAAAAGCTTCAATAACAGTTCTCATTTCAGTGCACATAGGAGGATACACACAGGAGAGAGGCCCCACGTGTGTCCTGACTGCAGTAAGAGTTTTAGCAAGAGTTCTGACTTACGTGCACATCGCAGGAcccatacaggagagaaaccttacgGGTGCCACGACTGTGGCAAGTGCTTCAGTAAGACCTCTGCCCTTAATAAACACCGAGAGATCCATACCCGAGAACAGCTGCTGTCACAGTCCATGTCTAAGTAA
- the Zscan29 gene encoding zinc finger and SCAN domain-containing protein 29 isoform X2, producing MLTTALQEIPLPGGGWAPRGLLPTLGTLLSVAEARGAHQGADCGTVGAGAVPDGAAWGNPELGTKAMSGERRGGRDAGGRLGVWATWAFGSVPKPDVVSRLNQGEPWTPELSSKEKDVPKGNSTEDKQVYTDPFLSQRERSSWVEQDHWGFDDEKVVGVHWGYRETRTLLAILSQTEFYEALRNCHRNSQVYGAVAEKLREYGFLRTLEQCRTKFKGLRKRYRKVMSGHPPDTCPFFEEMEALMSAQVIALPINGLEEAASHSGQAGTETETEEPAQRAWKPEDGEEAVAEGSDSDDLEAVPQDHDNPPASVPFRSQSGVHWGYEETKTYLAILSETQFYKALQNCHRNSQLYDAVAERLWEYGFFRTPEQCRTKFKSLKTSYQKVKNGQAPETCPFFEEMDALVSARVPALPSDDQEKETASCYLQGTSEAEAEKQAEDTEEEDSDDEDDTEIPPGAVTTRAPVLFQSPSGFEAGFDNEQNLKRDISEEVQLHRTLLARAERKIPCHMNQGKAIKNECSSESQWEKTQREKKRKLAFPEKSISTVPTYQRPGLGDRSYKYLRYGKRFDPNSHLMYRVSHQVENPYKCADCGKSFSRSARLIRHQRIHTGEKPYQCVDCGKGFRDSSNFITHRRIHTGEKPYQCGDCGKCFNQSSSLIIHQRTHTGEKPYQCGECGKSFNNSSHFSAHRRIHTGERPHVCPDCSKSFSKSSDLRAHRRTHTGEKPYGCHDCGKCFSKTSALNKHREIHTREQLLSQSMSK from the exons ATGCTTACGACAGCGCTTCAGGAGATTCCATTACCGGGAGGTGGCTGGGCCCCGCGAGGCCTTCTGCCAACTTTGGGAACTTTGCTGTCGGTGGCTGAGGCCAGAGGTGCGCACCAAGGAGCAGATTGTGGAACTGTTGGTGCTGGAGCAGTTCCTGACGGTGCTGCCTGGGGAAATCCAGAACTGGGTACAAAAGCAATGTCCGGAGAACGGAGAGGAGGCCGTGACGCTGGTGGAAGGCTTGGAGTCTGGGCGACCTGGGCATTCG GATCAGTTCCTAAACCTGATGTGGTCTCCAGGTTGAATCAAGGAGAGCCATGGACCCCAGAGCTCAGCTCCAAGGAGAAAGATGTCCCAAAAGGCAACAGCACAGAAGACAAACAAGTCTATACTGACCCATTCCTatcccagagagagagaagtagctGGGTGGAACAGGATCACTGGGGTTTTGATGATGAGAAGGTGGTGGGTGTGCACTGGGGCTACAGAGAGACTAGAACACTCCTTGCAATTCTCAGTCAGACTGAATTTTATGAAGCTCTACGAAACTGTCATAGGAACAGCCAAGTGTATGGGGCTGTAGCTGAGAAGCTGCGTGAGTATGGCTTCCTCCGAACCCTGGAACAGTGCCGGACCAAGTTTAAAGGTCTTCGGAAGAGATACAGGAAGGTCATGAGTGGTCATCCACCTGATACCTGCCCTTTCTTTGAAGAGATGGAAGCTCTGATGAGTGCCCAGGTCATTGCACTGCCCATTAATGGCCTGGAAGAGGCCGCTTCCCATTCTGGCCAGGCAGGCACAGAGACTGAGACCGAGGAGCCGGCACAGAGGGCCTGGAAGCCTGAGGATGGAGAAGAGGCTGTGGCTGAAGGTTCTGACAGTGATGACCTGGAGGCAGTCCCCCAGGACCATGACAACCCACCTGCATCTGTCCCCTTCCGAAGCCAGAGTG GTGTACACTGGGGCTATGAAGAAACCAAGACTTACCTTGCAATTCTTAGTGAGACTCAGTTCTACAAAGCCCTCCAGAACTGTCACCGCAACAGCCAGTTATATGACGCAGTTGCTGAGAGATTATGGGAATATGGCTTCTTTAGGACCCCAGAGCAATGTCGGACCAAGTTTAAAAGCCTAAAAACCAGCTATCAGAAAGTCAAGAATGGCCAAGCACCAGAAACCTGTCCCTTCTTTGAAGAAATGGATGCTTTGGTGAGTGcccgagttcctgccctgcctagTGATgaccaggaaaaagaaacagcttCTTGCTACCTCCAGGGAACCAGTGAGGCTGAAGCTGAGAAGCAAGCGgaggacacagaggaggaagaTTCAGATGATGAAGATGATACTGAGATACCCCCAGGGGCTGTTACAACCCGTGCCCCAGTCTTATTCCAGAGCCCCAGTG GTTTTGAGGCTGGATTTGATAACGAACAGAATCTTAAACGAGATATTTCTGAGGAAGTACAGCTGCATAGGACATTACTTGCAAGGGCTGAAAGGAAAATTCCCTGTCACATGAATCAAGGTAAAGCTATTAAGAATGAGTGTTCATCAGAAAGCCAGTGGGAAAAgactcagagagagaagaaaagaaaactggcatTCCCAGAGAAGAGTATCAGTACAGTCCCGACTTATCAGAGACCAGGCTTGGGAGACAGATCCTACAAATATCTCAGATATGGCAAAAGATTTGACCCAAACTCCCATCTCATGTATCGGGTCTCCCATCAGGTAGAGAATCCATATAAATGTGCTGACTGTGGGAAAAGCTTCAGTCGAAGCGCACGCCTCATCAGACATCAGAGgatccacactggagagaaaccttatcaaTGTGTGGACTGTGGGAAAGGTTTCCGTGACAGTTCCAATTTCATCACCCACCGGAGAATCCACACAGGAGAAAAGCCGTACCAGTGTGGGGATTGTGGAAAATGCTTCAATCAGAGCTCAAGCCTTATAATTCACCAGAGAACCCACACAGGAGAAAAGCCGTACCAGTGTGGGGAATGTGGGAAAAGCTTCAATAACAGTTCTCATTTCAGTGCACATAGGAGGATACACACAGGAGAGAGGCCCCACGTGTGTCCTGACTGCAGTAAGAGTTTTAGCAAGAGTTCTGACTTACGTGCACATCGCAGGAcccatacaggagagaaaccttacgGGTGCCACGACTGTGGCAAGTGCTTCAGTAAGACCTCTGCCCTTAATAAACACCGAGAGATCCATACCCGAGAACAGCTGCTGTCACAGTCCATGTCTAAGTAA